In the Fretibacterium sp. OH1220_COT-178 genome, GAAGTGAAAGCGCTTGCCGTCGAGGATGTAGGCGGGTTCTCCGTCCTCGACGGAGGCCGTCGCCTTCAGATCCACGCCGTAATATTTCTTCACGCTCTCCTCGACGAACTTCGCCTCGATGCTCATGTCCCCGTTCTTGTCGGCGCCCTTCTTGTTGGCGACGATTCGGCTCTTGCGGTTGTTCAGATAATTGTGCCCTACGCCGAACCGGACGGCGTCGGCGTAGTTCTCGGGGTCCGCGATCGCCTCCGCGGAGGTGTCCATGAAGCCCAACTCGGTGAAGTTGCTCAGGAACAGGCTCATGGCGTCGATCTCCTTCTTCGTCGGAGCCTCGGCCGCGAACGCCGCGCCCGCAAGGAGCATCACTGCGGCGGTACAGACCAGACGCACAATCGTGCTCTTTCTCATTTCAAAACCTCCCTTTGATTCTGGGCCGCATTCCCGCGGCCCCCGGGTTCGACGTTCTCGGCGCCTCCGGGCGTGGAGCTTCGGAAGCCCGCTCTCCGGGAACGTCAATCGTGAATTTCTGTGTCGCTGGAGCGTGATCCTCCTCCTTTCCGGGGGGAGCGGGGTTCGCGCTCGATCAATCGAACCAGCTCGAGTACTCCATGGCCGCGATCCTGTCGTCCTTGACCGTGAAGATCAGGTATTCCACGGGGCCCAGCTCGTAGCTCCACCGGCCCTCCGACGCGTCTTCGGGCTCGCCCATGAGGTCCGCGAGGCCGGAGGCCGGGTCTCCGATGCGGAAGGGCCCGAAGGGCATCGTGCCCTTCGCGACCGTCACGTTCTTGAGGATGTCGTCGACGTACTGGGCCGTGTGGGTGGGATAGGTCAGGGTGACGTCCGGCAGCTTCTCGCCGGCGCCCTCGATGAAGGTCTTCGTCCTCTTCTCCTTCTGCGGCCGGCCGAACAGGCTTCGGGCCCGGGCCTCGTTGTCGCCGAAGGTCAGGGCGACCTTCCAGACCAGGCGCTGTGCCGGGGTGATGTCCTCGACGTAGTTCACGTCGAGGAACTTGCCGTGGATCCAGGCGGTGCCCGTCTGGGTGGGATGAAGCACCTCGTACCAGACCTCGCCGTTCACCGAAGTCTCGCCCACGGCGTAAAGCGTTTCGTAGTCCACCTTGCCGACGATCTTCGCCTCCGTCGAGGGGTCCTCCCTCAGACGCACGCCCTCCCCTTTGCTCTGCGACAGGACGGGGTACTCCGTCTCCGCTCCGGCGGCCCCCGCCCCCAGGATCAGCGCCCCGGCGGCCAGAAAAATTCCGATGAATCTGCGATGTCGTCCACTCATGATCGAACCTCCCTGTGTTTCGCGCCAGTCCGTGCGGCGCGTCGATCCGCCGTCATGCTCTTTTCCCGTCCGCCCCTCGGGCGACGGAGCTTCGGCGCGCTCTCGCCGCAGGCGTCTGCCGGAAGCCCGCGAATGCGGGGGCGTCGCCCCGATCGCCTCATGTCATGGCGCCCGGCTCCTTTGCCAAAAGGGCCTGCGCCGTCGCGGGCAGGTCGCGCCGCGTGGCGATCCCCAGCTTGCGGTTGATGTTGCGTATATGGAACTTCAGCGTGTTCTTGGAGATGAAAAGCTCCCCGCAGAGGTCCGAATCGCCGGCTCCGTTCAGGATCATCAGGGCGATGCGGCACTCCTGCCGGGTCAGACCCAGGGCCTCGAAGCGCCCCTTCAGGCGGAGCTCCCGTTCCTCGGCCGAGAGCTCCGCCGACGGGGCGGCGTCGGGCTCCCGGATGGGAACGGCCGGCACCGGCGTGGCGGCGGAGGCGGCCGCGGGCACGTCCACGATCGCGCCGGGCAGAAAGAGCAGAAGGCCGGCGACGAGGCCCATGAACAGGGTGAAGCCGGACTGGACCGAAAGGACCTCCATCCCGAAGGGGGCGAGGACGTCCAGAAGCCGGCGCGAGGCGATCAGGGCGAGGACGAGCAGGGAGGCCCCGATGCAGAGCATCCGCGCCGGGTTGGGCGAGTCGGCGGCGTACTGCAGCATCAGCAGCCAGAAGGACAGTTCGAAGAGCAGACAGCCCGAGCTCGTCAGGAGCAGAGCCGCAGAGGCGGACAGCCCGGACAGGGCTATCCCCGCGACCCACGAGGACAGGGCCCCGGCCAGAAGGGTGCGGTAGGAGACCGGCTTGCGGAGGTACAGCAGGGCCAGCAGCCCCGCCAGGGGGAGCAGTGCGGCCAAGTTCCGCAGAACGCCTGGCGGGAACGTCCCCGATCGGGACAGGTGGGACGCGGAAAACGTCTGTGCCCCGTTCAGGATGAGCGCGAAGACGAGGAGGGCGAAGCTCTCCCTGGTGGAGGGCGCGTGCCGGACGTAGCGTTCCCCCTCGGGCATCCAGGGCCTTTCGCGGACGGACAGCAGAAGGAGTCCGGTCGAGAGGAACGGGAGCGCGTAGAGCAGCGGCCCCGTGCGGGAGAGCGGGGGCGTTCCCGCGATGGAGACCAGGGAGGACAGGGAGTAGAGAAGCAGAAAAAGGCGCGGCGAAAACCGCGCGCAGAGCGTCATCCATCGGCAGAAGAGCAGGGCCGAGGCGAAGGCCGGCAACAGGAGCGCCGGGATCTTCAGGGGAGCCCAGAGGCGTTCGAAGAGGGGCAGCGGCAACAGCAGGCAGGGCGTAAGCCAGACCGCCCGGCTGAAGCTGCCCGCCCCCGGCAGGCGGGTGCGGGCGAGCAGGGCGCAACAGACCGCGAAGGCGAACAGGAACGAGGAGAGGAGGAGGGGATCGGACGGGAGAAACGTCCGCGGCGGAACCTGGGAGAACCACACGAGGAACAGCCCGAGCCCCAGGGAGGTCGAGGCCGCCTCGAACGGTGCGATGCGGTCGATGCGCTGTGCCCTGTCCATTCCGTCCCCTCCCGTCCCTCTCGCGGATGTGGTCGTCCCCGTGCTTCCCCAAAAAGAGCCTGCCCTGCCGGACTATTAACCGACGAAAGGCACAAAAAATCAAGCTCCCCGCGGGGATGGTTTTTCCCATCCCCGCGGGGGCCGATCGGCTGCGGGGAGTGCGGACGAGCGGGATCAGGGGGCCGGGTTTTCCGATTCCGATTCAGGCTCCTCCAGAAACCGGGGCATCCATCGCCTCCAGAGCCAAAGGGCGAGCGCGCCCATCAGGACTCCCAGCGCCAGCCCGTAGACGATGTAGTCCGTGCGGCCGCGGCCTAAGGCGTAGCCGGCGTAACCGGCCAGGGCGTAGCCGAACGCGATCACGGACCCCATGGAGAGGAGGGTGATGAAAAGTCGCATGTTCTTCTCCTTGATCGACCGGAATATGGGGATAATGTATCACAGCCGCTCCGCAAAGGGCAACTTCGAGGGGGGGCCGGTCTGGCCCTGCGGAGGAACCGATGTTAACATGGACGGGGACG is a window encoding:
- a CDS encoding SH3 domain-containing protein, whose amino-acid sequence is MSGRHRRFIGIFLAAGALILGAGAAGAETEYPVLSQSKGEGVRLREDPSTEAKIVGKVDYETLYAVGETSVNGEVWYEVLHPTQTGTAWIHGKFLDVNYVEDITPAQRLVWKVALTFGDNEARARSLFGRPQKEKRTKTFIEGAGEKLPDVTLTYPTHTAQYVDDILKNVTVAKGTMPFGPFRIGDPASGLADLMGEPEDASEGRWSYELGPVEYLIFTVKDDRIAAMEYSSWFD
- a CDS encoding helix-turn-helix transcriptional regulator, with amino-acid sequence MDRAQRIDRIAPFEAASTSLGLGLFLVWFSQVPPRTFLPSDPLLLSSFLFAFAVCCALLARTRLPGAGSFSRAVWLTPCLLLPLPLFERLWAPLKIPALLLPAFASALLFCRWMTLCARFSPRLFLLLYSLSSLVSIAGTPPLSRTGPLLYALPFLSTGLLLLSVRERPWMPEGERYVRHAPSTRESFALLVFALILNGAQTFSASHLSRSGTFPPGVLRNLAALLPLAGLLALLYLRKPVSYRTLLAGALSSWVAGIALSGLSASAALLLTSSGCLLFELSFWLLMLQYAADSPNPARMLCIGASLLVLALIASRRLLDVLAPFGMEVLSVQSGFTLFMGLVAGLLLFLPGAIVDVPAAASAATPVPAVPIREPDAAPSAELSAEERELRLKGRFEALGLTRQECRIALMILNGAGDSDLCGELFISKNTLKFHIRNINRKLGIATRRDLPATAQALLAKEPGAMT